Genomic window (Chloroflexota bacterium):
ACCCGTAGGCGATGTTCTCGAAGACGCTGAGGTGCGGGAAGATCGCGTAGCTCTGGAACACCATGGCCATGTCGCGCTGGTTGGGCGGCAGATCGTTGATCTCCTTCCCGTCCAGGATGATCTGCCCCTTGGTCGGGAACTCAAATCCTGCGATGAGGCGCAGGGTCGTCGTCTTCCCACAGCCTGAGGGACCCAGCAGGGTGATGAATTCCCCCTGCTCGATCTCGATGTTCACGTCGTTGACGGCGACAACCTCTCTCTCTCCGCCGCGCCCGGCGAAGACCTTGCTCAGATTGATTAACCGCAGATACACGCTCATCCTCCACCGATGGTCAAGTCTACGCCTTCCTCGGCTGCGAAGGCCCGCCCGACCAGCAGGTACGTCAGCCCGATGGCGACCAGTACGATAAAGATCAGGATCATCGAGTAGGCGGCGGCCGTACTCATGCCTCCCTGCTCCACCTCGCTCAGGATCCACACGGTCAGGATCGGCCACTCGGCCGTGGTCAGGAAGATGATAGCCGAAAGGCTGGTCATATGGCGGGCGAAGGCGAAGATGAGCCCGGCGATGAACGCGGGCAGGATCAAAGGCATGGTGATGTGTCGGAAGGTGTATTGGGCGTCGGCGCCCAGGCTGGTGGACGCCTCCTCGATGGCCGGGTCGATCTGCTGGAGCGCCGCGACGCCGGCGCGCACCGAGGCCGGCAGGCTACGCACCGCATATGCCGCGATCACGATGTACGGCGTGCCCACCAGCGCCAGCGGTTTCCCGACGAAGGTGAGCGCCGCGCTGAGCGCGAGGAACGACAGCGCGACCCATTGTCTCGCCCCCTCTCGGACGCGAGAGATCGCGTAGATGCCCAGCGCCAGCGAGGTGAAGCCCAGCATGGCCATGGTCGGGCGGGTGAACACCCGGATAGCGGTGCTCGTTCGCGTGATGATCTTGGGCCAGGTGGTCCCGGGAAGCGTGCGGCCCCACGCGGCCAGCGGCTGGGTGATGAGGGGGCTCAGGTTGTATATGGCCAGGAGCGCCGCCATGATGAGCGGCGCCAGCATGGCGCTCCGGCGTCGCTCAGGGGGCGCCCAGCGCGCCGCCGCGGCGGCGATCCCCAGGAAGGCCGCCATCAGCAGGTAGCGCCAGGCGTCCTCGTACAGGTAGATGCCGGGAAGCCACGTCAGCCCATAGCCGATCAGCGAGCCCACGGCCAGGATGGCGAGCCGCCGGCGCCAATCGGGGACGGTGTTGGCGACCAGGTAACCGGCCAGCATGGCGTAGATCAGCACAACCACCACGATGGGCGCCTTGATGAAGGCGATGATGTAGCCGATGCCCAGGATCGTGCCCGGGACGGCGCCGCCCAAATTGGAGACGAAATCCAGAGCCTGCTTGCCCGAGAAGGCCTTCCGTACGACCAGGAAGGCGATCACCATTCCGGCGATCCCGGCGATGGGGGTGGCCACGGCAGACAGGAACGTGGTGGAGAGGATCGCGTTCAGGCCACGTCCCAGGGCGTCGCCGTAGTGGCTGAGGTCCAGGCTGTAATCAATGCCCCATAGCCGGGTGATGGAGCCGACGAAGATGGAGAGGTAGAGCATGAGGATCAGCAGCAGCATCAGGGTGGCCACTATGATGAAACTCCATCGGATGACCGGCTCCTTGACCTGGAGCTGACCGCCGGTGGGCTTACCGGTGACGGCGATGTAGGAGCGACGGCTGACGTAGTAGCGCTGGAGCAGGAACACGGTCAGCGTGGGGATCAGCAGCACCAGGGAGAGCGCTGCGCCCTTCTGTTGGTCATACTGGCCGTTGATGGCCAGGAAGATCTCCACGGAGAGCACGGTGGTGTTGCCCCCCAGGAGCAGCGGGTTGCCCAGGTCGGCCAGGGATTCCACGAAGAGGAGCAGGAAGGATCCGGCCAGGCCGGGGATCAACAGCGGCAGGGTGACGGTGCGGAAGATGTGGAACTTGCTGGCCCCCAGGCTCAGCGCCGCCTCCTCCACCGACGGATCGAGGCGTTCCAGCATCGCCCGGATGATCAGGTAGGCCACCGAGAAGTAAGTCACGATCTGGACGAAGACCAGGCCGTCCAGCCCGTACACGTCGTTGGCCCCGGGGCCGAATCGCATTCCCAATAATTGCTTGGTGATAAGGCCGTTCCGCCCGAAGAGGAGCACCGTCGCGATGGCGATGGCAAAGGGCGGGGAGATGGTCGGCAGCAACGTCAGGACGTGCAGCAGCCGGGGGAAGGGCACGTTGCAGCGTACGATCGTGTAGGCGAAGATGAACCCCAGTGCCGTGCCCCCGGTGGCCGTCATTAGACCCATGATCATGGTGTCCCGCAGCACCTGAAGGTTATGCGCCTGATAATAGGGATCGAAGTATTGGGCGAAGTACTTCATGCTGAACTCGCCGCTGACCGGGTCGAAGAAGCCCTGCCAGGCGACGCGCAGGAGCGGGTAGGCGACGAATAGGAAGACGAAAATGCCTACCCCCATCAATCCCATGGCCAGGACGGGGTCCTGGCCGATCATCTTCAGCTCACGATAACGTCGCCGCAGGCCCATGCGCCAGCCGCGCGCGCTGACCTCTGCGGCGGTGGGTTGGATGGCGATCTCGCTCATAGGAATTCGCTTTCGGAGTGAGGTGATGGATCGGCCGTGCAGTGCCGATGAGAGCAGTAAGGGGGCGAGTCGGCGACCCGCCCCCATTTCCTGTCGCTTGGCCGCCGATTACTTCTTCAAGTTCTCGGCTCCGGCGATCTCGTTGGTGAACTTGTCGATGAACTCCTTCTTGTGCTCGCCGCACCACTGGAAGTCATAGTCGATGAGCTTGACTTCCAGCAGCTCCGGCCGGGAGGCCTTGGCGCCCTTCACCGTGGGAGCCTGGTAGGCGTGGTACTTGGGGCCGAGCTCCTGGGTCTCGGGCTCCAGCGCCCAGTCGAACCACTTCTTGGCCGCATCCAGGTGCTTGGCGCCCTTGATGATGCCCATGCCACCGATCTCGTAGCCGGTGCCCTCCTCGGGGAAGGTCAACACCAGCGGCGCTCCCTTCTCGATCTCGGCCACGATGTCGTGGGAGAAGACGATGCCGACGGCTGCCTCACCCTGTCCGACGAACTTGGCGGGCGCTGCGCCGCTCTTGGTGAACTGCAGCACCTGGCCGGCGTACTTCTTCAGGAACTCCCAGCCCTCCTCCTCGCCCTTAATCTGCAGGATGGTGCACAGGGCGGTGTAGGAGGTGCCGGAGCTGGACGGATGTGCGACCATGAGCTGACCTGTGAACTCGGGCTTCAGCAGATCATCCCAGCTCCGAGGGGGCTCCACGCCGGGGTGCTCCTCCAGCCAGTTCTTATTGGTGGCGAACCCCAGCGAGCCCACGTAGATGCCGACCCAGTAGTTGTCCGGGTCCTTCATGAGCTTGGGATCCTTGATGTTGGCCGCGTTGGGCGACTCGTACGCCTCGAGCAGGCCCTCGTTCTTGGCGGCGATGAAGCTGTCGATGGGGCCACCCCACCAGATATCGAACTGGGGATTGTCCTTCTCGTTGCGCAGCCGCGTCAGCGACTCACCGCTGGACATGCGCACGAAGTTGACGGTGATGTTGGGGTAGCGCTTCTCGAACTCGGCCTTCATGCCCTCGCACCACTCGACCTGCGGGGTGCAGAGAAGGTTCAGCTCGGTGCTCTCCTGCTGCGCTGGCTGCGCTGCCTGGGGGGGCACGCACGCACCCAACAGCAGAACGAGGATCATCATAGGGGTGATCCACATGAGATGGCGACGCATGGTATACCTCCTTAAGCGTAGTGTCCGATTGGCTGTGGAGCGTTCATTTGAATGCTGTCGTCTGTCCGAAGAAGTATGCGCCGTTGCACCTCCTTATCTTTTCTGTTGTGGTCGATGCTGATATCGAGATCGCAACTTCACGAAAGTGAGGGACACCCAAGACGGGGGATGGTCTGGGTGTCGCAGGGTGAGGCAAAAAGATCACGGAGGGTAATCGTGATGACTTCTTCCGTCCTCGATCTTTATTATAGCATGCCTCGGCGGAGAAACGCAATCGCGGCGAGGCCGTTTTAAAGCTCGAA
Coding sequences:
- a CDS encoding iron ABC transporter permease, yielding MSEIAIQPTAAEVSARGWRMGLRRRYRELKMIGQDPVLAMGLMGVGIFVFLFVAYPLLRVAWQGFFDPVSGEFSMKYFAQYFDPYYQAHNLQVLRDTMIMGLMTATGGTALGFIFAYTIVRCNVPFPRLLHVLTLLPTISPPFAIAIATVLLFGRNGLITKQLLGMRFGPGANDVYGLDGLVFVQIVTYFSVAYLIIRAMLERLDPSVEEAALSLGASKFHIFRTVTLPLLIPGLAGSFLLLFVESLADLGNPLLLGGNTTVLSVEIFLAINGQYDQQKGAALSLVLLIPTLTVFLLQRYYVSRRSYIAVTGKPTGGQLQVKEPVIRWSFIIVATLMLLLILMLYLSIFVGSITRLWGIDYSLDLSHYGDALGRGLNAILSTTFLSAVATPIAGIAGMVIAFLVVRKAFSGKQALDFVSNLGGAVPGTILGIGYIIAFIKAPIVVVVLIYAMLAGYLVANTVPDWRRRLAILAVGSLIGYGLTWLPGIYLYEDAWRYLLMAAFLGIAAAAARWAPPERRRSAMLAPLIMAALLAIYNLSPLITQPLAAWGRTLPGTTWPKIITRTSTAIRVFTRPTMAMLGFTSLALGIYAISRVREGARQWVALSFLALSAALTFVGKPLALVGTPYIVIAAYAVRSLPASVRAGVAALQQIDPAIEEASTSLGADAQYTFRHITMPLILPAFIAGLIFAFARHMTSLSAIIFLTTAEWPILTVWILSEVEQGGMSTAAAYSMILIFIVLVAIGLTYLLVGRAFAAEEGVDLTIGGG
- a CDS encoding ABC transporter substrate-binding protein, encoding MRRHLMWITPMMILVLLLGACVPPQAAQPAQQESTELNLLCTPQVEWCEGMKAEFEKRYPNITVNFVRMSSGESLTRLRNEKDNPQFDIWWGGPIDSFIAAKNEGLLEAYESPNAANIKDPKLMKDPDNYWVGIYVGSLGFATNKNWLEEHPGVEPPRSWDDLLKPEFTGQLMVAHPSSSGTSYTALCTILQIKGEEEGWEFLKKYAGQVLQFTKSGAAPAKFVGQGEAAVGIVFSHDIVAEIEKGAPLVLTFPEEGTGYEIGGMGIIKGAKHLDAAKKWFDWALEPETQELGPKYHAYQAPTVKGAKASRPELLEVKLIDYDFQWCGEHKKEFIDKFTNEIAGAENLKK